From the genome of Gimesia chilikensis:
CAGAAGTTCAGCAGGCCGGCTGGCAAATCATAAACCTGGATTGCACAATTTCGGCGGAACGTCCTAAACTAGCCAGCTATAAGCCACAAATACGCCAGTCGGTTGCAGAGACACTGCAGCTCGACACGCAACAGGTCAACATTAAAGCCAAAACGGGAGAACGGGTCGGACCGGTCGGAAGACAGGAAGCAATGACCGCCGACGCTGTCGTTCTGCTGCGACGTTAGAACTCGTTTTTTGAGAACAGGAAGAAATTCAGGTATCCAGGAACATGACGCTAAGAATTTACAACACACTGAGTCGCAAAAAAGAAGATTTCCAGACGATCAAACCAGGGAAGGTCGGCATCTATCTCTGCGGCCCCACGGTTTACAAGCATTCGCACATCGGTCACATGGTCGGCCCGGTGATCATCGACACCATCGCCCGTTACCTGAAGTACAACGGTTATGAAGTCAAGTTCGTCAACAACATCACGGACATTGATGACAAGCTGATCAATCGGGCAGCCGAAAAGAATATTTCGGTTGAAAAGCTGGCAGCCGAGATGACCCAGGATTACTTCGATAACCTGGAAACGATGGGCATTGATACCATTACCGATTTCCCCAAAGCGACCGACTACATCGACGCGATGCTGGAAATCATCCAGACGCTGATCGACCAGGGGAACGCTTACCCGCTGGACGGCGATGTCTACTTCTCTGCTGAGTCAGACAACAACTACGGATGCCTGAGTGGTCGGAAGATCGAAGAGATGATCGCCGGCACCCGTGTGGAAGCCAACGACAAGAAAAAGAATCCGGCTGACTTCGCTCTGTGGAAAAAATCACGACCAGGAGAACCGGCGTGGGACAGCCCCTGGGGACCTGGTCGCCCCGGCTGGCACATCGAATGTTCTGCGATGAGCCGCAAACTGCTGGGTGATTCCTTCGACATTCATGGCGGCGGTCTGGACCTGATGTTTCCCCATCATGAAAACGAGCGAGCCCAGTCCGAATGCTGCACCGGTAAGACGTACGTGCGTTACTGGGTGCACAATGGTCTGATGCAGGCCAGCGACGCTGCCGGTAAAGTTGGCGGTCAGCACGATCGTCACGGAGATGTGGTCGTCGATCAGCAGGCTCAGGAAGCCGATAAGCTCTCCGGTTCCAAGGGAGCCGCTTCCGTGAAAGAACTGTTCGCGGTGCACCCTCCCGAAATCGTGCGGCTGTTCCTGCTGTCTACGCATTACCGCAGCCCGATTGCCTTCAGCGATGAAAACATCAGTGAAACCGGCAAGGGTATGGAAGGCTTTTATCGCTTCTTTGAAACATTTGAGCGAATCACAGGCGAAAGTTTCTATGACCTGGCAACCGCCCAGAAACGGGACGCGTCGGTCACGCTGGAAGGGGAGCCGGGCGAATACTTCCAGCAGCTGGCTGAACTCCGCCAGCGGTTCTGGGAAGCGATGGACGACGATTTCAACACCAGCGGTGCAATTGGCGTCCTGTTTGAACTGCGTTCCACATTAAACTCGTTGATCCACGAACAGAAACTGGATGGTCCCGGCAAAGACAACGAGCAGATGGTTGCCGCTCTCAAAACCGGTGCCTGCCTGCTCAAAGAGCTCTCCAATCTGCTGGGTGTCTTCCGCAAAGCCCCCGTTAAAGAACAGGGAGCCGACGATGGTCTGGTCAACCAGTTGATGGAGCTGATCATCGATATCCGCAAGGATGCCCGCACCAATAAGAACTGGGACATTGCCGACAAAATCCGCGATGGACTGGCTGCCTGTCAGATCACCGTGGAAGACCGTCCCGAAGGCAGTTTGTGGCGGCGGGGGTAATTCCGCCGGACACCTGTTTCGAACGGAGTCGTTTGAGCACACATGAAGGCAAACTCGACAATGGATGATGAAGAGTTGACACCTGCCACACGGTACCTGGGAATTGACCCGGGCCTGAACCGCACGGGTTACGCCCTGCTGGAACAGTCGGCCCGGGGTCCGGTGCTGTGCGAAGGAGGCATCATCCGTTCGAACCAGGAGATGAACCTCGCGGCGCGGGTGCATGAAATTGCCTCGGGAATCCGGGAAGTGATTACCGAGTATCGCCCTGATGTCATGGCCATCGAACAGGTATTTACGACTCCCAAGTTTCCCAAGAGTTCGATCATCATGGCCCATGCACGCGGCGCGATTCTGTTCGCCGCCCATGACGCCGGCGTCCCCGTGGTGCATTACACTCCCACGCAGATCAAACGCCTGATTACAGGCAGCGGCCGTGCATCGAAAGAACAGATGCAGCATGCGATCAAAAACGAACTCGGATTAAAAACCATCCTGGAACCGAACGACGTCGCCGATGCCTTCGCGGCAGCGCTGTGCCACTACCATACGATTCGTGTGGCCTGCTTCTGAATTAAACACTCTTATCCCCTGAGAACAGCATTCCCATGATTACAAATATCCGTGGCCAATTGAGCGAACTGAGTCTGACCGAGGCGATCATCTCGGTGGGGGCTTTTGACTATGAAGTGTTTATCCCCGAGTTTGTCCGCCGCCAGCTGCAACCTCTGATCGGTAAAGAGGTCAGTCTCAAAACCATCGAATACATCGAAGGAAACCCGCAGAAGGGGCGACTGACGCCGCGAATGATCGGTTTCATGAGCCATGCAGAGCGGGAGTTCTTCGAACTGGTCTGCTCGGTGGATGGCGTGGGCGTCAAGAAAACACTAAGGGCCATGGTGCGTCCTGTGAAAGAGGTCGCCACCGCGATCGAAGAAAAAGACATTAAGCAACTCACGACACTCCCCGGCATCGGCCCCGCGGTGGCAGAACGGATCGTCGCTAAGCTTCGCCGCAAGATGGCCAAGTTTGCCCTGATTGTCGCCAAGGAATTTCCTGCCGACGAAGCACAGACCGACGTCTTCGGCGAAGCCTACGAGGCGCTACTCAGTCTGGGCTATTCCGCCAATGAAGCCCGCGATAAGGTAGAGACCATGGCCGCGGATGGCCAGAAGTTCAAGAGCATCGAGGAGTTCCTCACCGCACTCTACCAGCAGGAACGCAACTGAAATCGGGCCCTCAGTATCGTTTCAACGCCACTGATCAATCGTTGCAACCGCTATAGTCCTCATCTTTGACGCCGAACTGCCTGCATCTGGTACCTGTTCGCATCTTCCCGTTTGTCCTTCGCTGCGCCTGACATAGCTTTGATGAAGCTAGCGACCCTACGGGGAGGAATGCGCAGACAGCCATTCCGCATGCCACGACTGTGATCGTGGCGCCCCAGATATGAATGCATCAGAACAGCGTCTCAATCCTATGGTTTCAAAAGCTGCTGACAAAAAAAACAGTCCTTACACCGCGCTGGATATCGACCGCCTGCGTATCGGGGTCACCCTGCAGGCCCCCATTTATGAGGCGGAAGCCGAAAAAAACATCTTGCTGCTGGCCCGCGGTAAGAAAATCACTCAGGCTTATATTGAAAGCCTGAAAAAGCGTGGCATCCGCAGCGTACGGGTCCATGAACGAGACCTGTCCAATTTGATGCTTCCCGATGGGGAAAGCCAACAGTCAGAACCGGGGTCAGCAAGGAGACTCAAGCGCAGACGGACCCAACTGCGCACCAGCGCCTCCAGCAGAAAGCGGCAGGTGCCGGAAACCAGACAGGCGGGATCCCCCTGGCAGATTCAGACCAGTTCTTTCCTGCACCAGGTCAGTCCGGTTCAAACCACGGACTACGTCCCTGCCCTGCAATCGAAATACCACGAACAATTCCGAGTACTGACCAAAGCGACCGGGGAGATCTACAAACAGTTGCTGATCACAACCAGTGTCAGCATGTCACAGCTCAATAACATGACTGATGTTTCTCTCGCACAACTGTCTGATGATCTGGACCTGTTTGTGCTGGAAGGGACGTCACCTGTGGAGGATGGAAATCTCTGCAGACACGGTTTGCAGATGTCGAGCCTGGCACTGGCGATGGGCACGCAGCTGGGACTGGACCGCGATACGTTATCCCAGCTCTCCATCGGCTGCCTGTTACATGATGTGGGCATGCAGAAAATCACAGCCTGTACTTCGCTCAGCCACGAGCCTGCCAGCCAGCTCGAACGACTGGAAGTGAAAAAACATCCGATTCTCACCTATGACCTGCTCAATCAGCTGCATGAAATTCCGATGGTCTCCCGGATGGTGGCTTACCAGATTCACGAACGCTGCGATGGATCGGGTTATCCGCGCGGGCAACAGGGGAATCAGATTCATCCTCTGTCCAAAATTGCCGCCGTTGCCGATGAATACATCAATCTCGTTTCGGACCATGCACTGTCGCCGGGATTACTGCCCTACCAGGCCGCGGAAAAGCTGATTTTCGACGCCGCCCACGGCAAATATGACGTTCAGGCGGTTCGCGCTTTGCTGCAGTCCATCTCGCTTTATCCGGTCGGATCACTGGTTGAGTTGAATAACGGACAACGGGCCCAGGTGATTCGTACCAATCGACAGCACTACGGCACACCGATCGTCAAGCTGCTGGATGGTAGCAACAATGAGACGATTCTCAATCTGCTGGCACACGATGATCTCACCGTCGTGCGTGCTCTCTCCCGGAATGATCTGCAGCCTGCTGCAGAAACTTCTGAGGCAGGTATCATTTGCCAGCCGGTGTAACCTACTCAACCGATGAGTGCGACCCGTAAATCCATGACGTTGGTCTGTGTCGCTCCGGTCTTGATCAGCCCCCCGATTTGCGACAGGCAGGGGTAGGCATTGTGCGTTTGCAGGTAGTCGTCGACATTAATCCCTAGTTCGTGCGCCTTCTTTTGGATCCGGGAATCAATGATTCCACCGGCCGCATCGGTCGGACCATCTTCACCATCGGTGCCCCCTGAAAGCAGACAGACGTCTGTCAGATCTTCTTCCCAGAGCCTTTGAAGTGCAGCCAGAACGACTTCCTGATTACGGCCCCCTTTACCGGGATGCGGAGTGGAGGAAAGATCAACCACCGGCTCACCGCCACTCAAAATACAGGCAGGCCGCGAAACCGGTCCCTGACCACTGTGGATCTTCAGACAGAGTTCGGCCAGATCAACACCCACTTCGGAAGCAACCCCTTCATTTGTCGAACCGAGGGAGTAGACTTTATACCCCAGACTGCGGGCCGCGTTTTCAGCAGCCGACAGGGCAGTCGCGTTGCTGCCGATGATTTCGTTGATGATAGTCTTCTGTGGTTCCGTCGTGACGCTGCCCTGCCCTGTCTGCTTCCCTTCGAGGATCGTCCAGACGGACTCAGGAATTCGGTCTCGATCGAGAATCAATCGCTGCAGCACCGCGACCGCATCCGCGGGGGTCGACTGATCCTGAACCGTCGGTCCCGAGGCAATGATATCCAGCGGATCTCCCACGACATCAGAGATAATCAGTGCGATCACCGTCCCGGAGGTAGCGGCCTGCGCCAGACGACCTCCTTTCACCTGGGAGATCTGTTTGCGCACACAGTTGAGTTCCTGAATCGTGGCTCCAGACGACATCAGCAGCCGCGTGACGGCCTGCTTGTCTTCTAGCGTCACCGGCGGAAGTGGAGCGGACAACAATGCACTGCCGCCCCCCGAGATTAACACCAGGCAGAGATCATCCGGTTGAAGCTGAGAGATCATTTTCAGAATCTGCCGCGATCCATAGACGCCTTCCGGTGTAGGCTCATTCAGACTGGCAGGGCGAGCGGGATAGAGATTGATTCTGCCGAGTGTTCTGACACAGTCAGCGGGAACATTCACCCATCCGCGACAGCGTTCCAGCAGGGGAGAACCGTCCAGAGCGGCTTCGACTCCGGCCGCCATCCCGGACCCGGCTTTACCGGCTCCCACGACAACCAGATTTTCGTGTCCTTCGAGTGGAAAGTTATGACCACAGATCGAGAGTTCCTGGCCCGAAACCTGGATCGCCTGGCGGACCAGGGACTGGGAATCAACGGCCCGGACACCGCTCTTCCAGATCTGCAGAGCACGTTCGGCGAGAGAGGTCATCTCAGACATGGCTACCTCATCAGGGTAAACAGGCGGGCAAGCTTATTGTATTTTCAGGGAGCGACCGAGTCTTGAGCAGGGTCTTCCACACTCGTACCCAGGGAACGAGCCAGTTCCTTCGCCAGCACGCGTCCTTGAACTTCCTGAGGCGGAACCCCCTTTTTGATCAGTTCCTCCCGGTACTTCCGGTCTTCCTGATCATACCAGAGCGGGTCTACTTTTGCCTGCGAGATGGAGGCGACTTTCCAGACTCCGGTCTGACTTTTTAAGAGATGAATGTCGGGCTTGATGGCATAGCCCTCTTTTTGAATCTGAATGCGAACCTGGGCTGCACCACCCTCAATTTTCACATCCAGTACCCGACAATCCAAGGGGGCCGTGCTGTCCTGAGATTCCTGTTTGAGCTGGGTGGCCAGATCGGCTTTCTCAGGGGTCAGCAGAGCGCGAATTCGTGCCTGGTTACCTGTTTCCAGGGCGGACACAAACTCAAGCGCAATCTGCCTTACCTGATAATGCTCATAAAAACGCTGGGCTCCCAGAATGATCAGATAGAGTCCTGAGACCACCAGTGCACTGATCAGAAACTTTTGGGAAAGAGGTCGGGAGACCATCAGGCGCCCGGACGGAGATGACTGTATGCAGTCAGAATTGCATAGAGATCTGCGGGAATTTTCACTTCGTCTTCTGAAAAATCAGAGACCCAGGTGCGACGGTAATAGACTGCTTCAGCCAGAGCGTCAGCAATTTCACCAAAGCGGACATTCACCAGGCTTTCTGCCTGATCGAGAGTATCTTCTTCACCCGTGAATATACGAAGCCGATGTTGCATGGCGGATCCTTCCTATTTCGAACTCGCTGATGAATTGACCGACAGACTCCGCTCTCGGGCAGGGGAAACTCCCTGCAAACAATCATCAAAACCATTGAGCTGAACAAACGAGAGACCGGGATCACCCCGACCTCATAGTATTTATCGGCTTCAGCAATTTGGCTTCTTGAAAGAAAAAGTTCAGTTTTTTCTGAAAATAGCGGCTGTAAGATTTCGCCAGTCTCTCTAATTTGAAATCGGCAATGTAAGAATTACCAGACGATCGGCGATTTTCGCGCATTGAGCACGCTCAGAGAAAATTGAAACAGCAAAGATTGCCGAGCGAAAATCAATGCCCGGCGTTCAGTTGCCGGAAAGTGGGGCAGAAAACCCAAGCAACTCCGGCAGTTCCTGCATGGATCGGAAGGCTTGCGCTCCCAATGCTTCGAGTTCGGCAGGTGAACTATGGTCGGCATAACCCAGTACCGGGATGCCCGCCGCGACCGCTGCCTGGACTCCCAGGTGACTGTCTTCAATGACCACACAGTCTTCCGGACGGACGCCCATCTGGGAAGCTGCATACAGGTAAAGGTCCGGTTCGGGTTTCCAGACCCCCACCGTATAAGCCGAATAAATCCGGCCGTCAAAGAAGCGGGCCAGATCGGTGATTTTGAGCGTCAGTGCCATTTTTTCTTCGGGACCGTTTGAAGCGACGCACTTCTGTACGGGAATCGCTTCCAACGCTTCTCGAACTCCCCGGATCGGCTGAAGCTCGGACTGAAACACCACCGCCATTTGTGCCCGTACCTGAGTGGCAAAATCTGCCGGTAGCTTCTGTCCCATTTGTGATTCGACCACCGCCAGGCAATCCGCGAGCTTGCCCCCCTTGAACTGCTGCACCGCATCTTCGGGAGAGAGCGGAAAACCGATGTCGGTAATCATCTCCGCCAGTACCCGGTTTCCCAGGGTTTCGCTGTCGACCAGTACACCGTCGCAATCAAAAATAACCGCTTGATACTTCATATCGCTGTTTCGAGACTCAATAAATAATCAGGAATTTGCGTCTGGCAGCTCGACGTAAATTCCGTCTGCTTCGACAGTCACGGGATAAGTCGGATGGCAGAGCCGTTCATTCAGGCAATGCTGGCCGGTAGTCACATCGAATTGCCAGCCATGCCAGGGACAGGTCACCACTGTTCCCGTCAAAGCGCCCTCACCCAGTGGTCCCCCCGCGTGGGGACAGACACCGTCCATTGCATAATATTGATCATCAACGTGGAACAGGGCGATAATGCGATCTTCCGCCACAAACTCGGCAGCGGTCCCTTCCGGAACCTGATCTACATCGGCGATCCGCACTTTATTTCCCATTCATCACTCCAGACTGATATTCGCGCTTCCGGGTTCACTGACGCCGGCTCTTCCTCAATCAGGTTGTAGTGGAGACGCGGGCGGGAATCAATTCAGGCGGCTCTTTTTTCCGCAATCGGCTCTGCCTGGCGTTTCTTTTTCTCACGCACACGTGGCTGACTCTTCCAGCGTCGATGGACCCAGAAATACTGTTCGGGTGATTTGCGGATCGCCTTTTCCAGCGACGAAGTAAACTGTTGCGTAAGTTCGCCAACCGGGTCTTTGGAGACACATTTGGTAGCGTCGATCAACTCTTCACAACCCATCTCAAATTTGATCCACTGATTCTGTTCGAAGTCATCAGGCAAACGGCGGGCATAACCCACACAGATATAGGCCCGGTATTCGAGGGCCAGCAGGGCAATCGACTTGAATGTCGAAGCCGGTTTGCCAAAGAAGTTCACAAACAGTCCCCGCTTGCCGGCATCCTGATCACCCAGCAGCGCCAAATGGCCCCGGCGTTCAATGGTGGCGACCATGTCATCATAACCGCCGCTTTTCGCCATCGCCCGGTGGCCGGTGTGCTGACGGAACTGCGCGAACCATTTATTCAGGTAAGGATTATCCAGTTCCCGTGCCACAACGCCCATGGGAAATCCAAACAGACCGAATACCGAGACCGCAATCTCCCAGTTACCATAATGACCGCTGAGCAGAATCACCGGACGTCCGGAACAGAGGGCAGTAATCAGTTCGGGGGGATAATCGAAGTCGAGCACATCAAAGATATTGCCCCGGTGCAGTTTGCGAGGCAGTTGAATAATCTCGACGATCATACGAAACAGATGCGTCCACATCTGGTAGATCGTCTCGTCGATTTCTTTTTCTGAAAGTTCTTCACCAAAGGCAGTCCGCAGGTTTTCAGCAGCGACATGATACCGGGTCATCTTACGCGGCAGACAACGGTGAATGACAAACGCCAGGCCTTTAGCCAGTTTCACCGACTCCCTGAGCGGTAATGATCGAACCACACAGACCAGGGTCTGAAATACCAGATATTCCAGTCGGTATCGCATCATGCGCCAATTAATCATGTCCGTATCCCTTTTCGCTTCCTGCTTCTTTGGCCAGACTGAGCCCCCACTCGGGCACAAAGCGGGGAAAGTGTCTTCGGAATACAAAAATTCGTCAACCCCCAATTGAGGATCCAGGGCCTGAACAGGCATACGGGAGCAGCAAAAAACCGGCTCGATTCCCATAACTTCTCCGATTTTTACTCGGATTTAAGTGGATACAGCAGTAATATATAAGGAGTAAGCTCTGTATTGGGGCTCAGGTTCTACCTGTAAGTATCGCTTCACCGTACATTTCGTGTGTGACATGTCTGATCAATTTCACTGGCAATCCGTTTCGCGTTACCTGCTGACAGCAGGGGCGGTCTACGTATTGACGCTGACATCGCTCTCGTCTGCCCACGCGACCTGCGGCGATTATCTGCATCATGCCGGCTCTCCGGAACCCGCCAAGGTAGATTCCGATCAGCTGACGCATGCCCTGCCTGTGCCGGCTCAGCAGCCCTGCTCTGATCCCGAGTGCCAGAATCATCTGCCCGATCCGGCTCCTGAATCACCTGTCATCATGTTAACGGTCTCAAAGCCCGCCTGTGCCTTCGCCCGGGTTGAGCTGAAATCAGGAGCGCCGCTGACCGCTGCCATTTTGGGTCAGAATCGGCACTACACGAATGCCTGCCGCACGCGCATTGATCGTCCTCCCCGCACTTCTGCTGTCTGAAACGCGATCGTCACAGGGACAATGTCTCTGTTGTGTTTCAGGGAATCTGCTTGCGCCGCTCCGCGTCTGATACAACAGACTCGCGACTGCGCGCTGCTGGAATTCTAAACTCAGCCGATTCCCCTCACAGACAGTTTGTGCAGGATTTCTTTTAACCATGGCTACCACTGATACGTCCGTGAATGAATCACGGCCCCGTCGCATCGTCCGTCGTGCCGTCGGACCAAAGTTGCGCAAAGTTTTATATCTGTTATTTTTCCTGGTTGCCCTGTTAGGGGCGAACTCGATCTACCTGGTCAGTATCACTACCTATGACTGGCTGAGTGGCGAGACTCTGGAAAACTGGTTCTATCAGTACATGTTTCTGGCACACCTGATTCTGGGACTGGTTCTCCTGGCGCCATTCATCCTGTTCGGCATTGTTCACATTTATAACACAAAGAATCGGCTCAACCGCCGCGCAGTTCGCGTGGGGTACGGCCTGTTTATTATCTCCTGCCTGGTACTGATTTCCGGACTGCTGCTGCTGCGTATCGGTTCCTTTGATTTAAAGAATCCCACTGCCCGATCCATCACGTATTGGTGCCACGTGATCGCTCCCATATTTGCGCTCTGGCTCTACTGGTTACACCGGCTGGTAGGTCCCAAGATTCGTTGGAAAGCCGGATTGTCTTATATGGGAGTGATTACGGCCATGGTCATCGGCATGCTGATGTTCCATTCCTCCGACCCCCGTAAGTGGAATGTCGTCGGACCGGAATCGGGTGAGAAATACTTCTTCCCCTCCCTGGCCCGCACCTCGACGGGGGACTTCATCCCCTCCAAAGCACTGATGATGGATGACTACTGTAAGAAGTGTCATCCCGATACTCATAAAGACTGGTCTAAGAGCGTTCACCGTTTCAGTTCGTTCAACAACCCGACCTACCTGGCCTCGGTACGTGAAACGCGGAAAGTCGCTTTCGAACGTGACGGCAACCTGCAGGCCTCCCGCTTCTGTGCAGGCTGCCACGATCCGGTTCCGTTCTTCAGTGGCGCCTTTGATGATCCGAACTTTGACGACATCAATCACATCACCGCCCAGGCCGGCATCACCTGCACGACCTGCCATGCGATTACGCACGTTAACAGTGTCCGCGGCAACAGTGACTACACGATCGAAGAACCGATCCATTACCCCTTCGCCTATAGCGACAATCCCTTCCTGCAATGGGTCAACAATCAGCTGGTCAAAGCAAAGCCTGAGTTCCATAAGAAGACCTTCCTGAAAGACTTCCATAAATCGACCGAATTCTGTGGTACCTGTCACAAGGTGCATCTGCCCGAGGAACTCAATCAGTACAAATTCCTGCGCGGACAGAATCATTATGATTCCTTCCTGCTGAGTGGGGTCTCCGGCCATGGAGCGCGGAGTTTCTATTATCCCCCCCAGGCACAGGAAAACTGCAACAAGTGCCACATGCCCGCGAAAGAGTCGAACGACTTCGGTGCCCGTCACTTCTACGGCGCGAAGGAACTCAGTGTGCACAACCACCTGTTCCCCGCCGCGAACACAGGTATCGCCGCCCTGCGGGGTGATCAGGAAACAGTGGCCGTCCATCAGGATTTCCTGAAAGACAATCTCCGCGTCGACTTCTTCGGCATCCGCGAAGAAGGAAGTATCGAAGGCAAGTTGACCGCACCACTGCGACCGGAAGTACCCACATTGAAACCGGGACGCAAGTATCTTCTGGAAACCGTGCTGCGTACGTTGAAAGTCGGCCACCACTTCACGCAGGGAACAGCCGACTCCAACGAAATCTGGCT
Proteins encoded in this window:
- the ruvC gene encoding crossover junction endodeoxyribonuclease RuvC; translated protein: MKANSTMDDEELTPATRYLGIDPGLNRTGYALLEQSARGPVLCEGGIIRSNQEMNLAARVHEIASGIREVITEYRPDVMAIEQVFTTPKFPKSSIIMAHARGAILFAAHDAGVPVVHYTPTQIKRLITGSGRASKEQMQHAIKNELGLKTILEPNDVADAFAAALCHYHTIRVACF
- a CDS encoding lysophospholipid acyltransferase family protein, producing the protein MINWRMMRYRLEYLVFQTLVCVVRSLPLRESVKLAKGLAFVIHRCLPRKMTRYHVAAENLRTAFGEELSEKEIDETIYQMWTHLFRMIVEIIQLPRKLHRGNIFDVLDFDYPPELITALCSGRPVILLSGHYGNWEIAVSVFGLFGFPMGVVARELDNPYLNKWFAQFRQHTGHRAMAKSGGYDDMVATIERRGHLALLGDQDAGKRGLFVNFFGKPASTFKSIALLALEYRAYICVGYARRLPDDFEQNQWIKFEMGCEELIDATKCVSKDPVGELTQQFTSSLEKAIRKSPEQYFWVHRRWKSQPRVREKKKRQAEPIAEKRAA
- a CDS encoding HD-GYP domain-containing protein, translating into MNASEQRLNPMVSKAADKKNSPYTALDIDRLRIGVTLQAPIYEAEAEKNILLLARGKKITQAYIESLKKRGIRSVRVHERDLSNLMLPDGESQQSEPGSARRLKRRRTQLRTSASSRKRQVPETRQAGSPWQIQTSSFLHQVSPVQTTDYVPALQSKYHEQFRVLTKATGEIYKQLLITTSVSMSQLNNMTDVSLAQLSDDLDLFVLEGTSPVEDGNLCRHGLQMSSLALAMGTQLGLDRDTLSQLSIGCLLHDVGMQKITACTSLSHEPASQLERLEVKKHPILTYDLLNQLHEIPMVSRMVAYQIHERCDGSGYPRGQQGNQIHPLSKIAAVADEYINLVSDHALSPGLLPYQAAEKLIFDAAHGKYDVQAVRALLQSISLYPVGSLVELNNGQRAQVIRTNRQHYGTPIVKLLDGSNNETILNLLAHDDLTVVRALSRNDLQPAAETSEAGIICQPV
- a CDS encoding glycerate kinase type-2 family protein; this translates as MSEMTSLAERALQIWKSGVRAVDSQSLVRQAIQVSGQELSICGHNFPLEGHENLVVVGAGKAGSGMAAGVEAALDGSPLLERCRGWVNVPADCVRTLGRINLYPARPASLNEPTPEGVYGSRQILKMISQLQPDDLCLVLISGGGSALLSAPLPPVTLEDKQAVTRLLMSSGATIQELNCVRKQISQVKGGRLAQAATSGTVIALIISDVVGDPLDIIASGPTVQDQSTPADAVAVLQRLILDRDRIPESVWTILEGKQTGQGSVTTEPQKTIINEIIGSNATALSAAENAARSLGYKVYSLGSTNEGVASEVGVDLAELCLKIHSGQGPVSRPACILSGGEPVVDLSSTPHPGKGGRNQEVVLAALQRLWEEDLTDVCLLSGGTDGEDGPTDAAGGIIDSRIQKKAHELGINVDDYLQTHNAYPCLSQIGGLIKTGATQTNVMDLRVALIG
- the ruvA gene encoding Holliday junction branch migration protein RuvA yields the protein MITNIRGQLSELSLTEAIISVGAFDYEVFIPEFVRRQLQPLIGKEVSLKTIEYIEGNPQKGRLTPRMIGFMSHAEREFFELVCSVDGVGVKKTLRAMVRPVKEVATAIEEKDIKQLTTLPGIGPAVAERIVAKLRRKMAKFALIVAKEFPADEAQTDVFGEAYEALLSLGYSANEARDKVETMAADGQKFKSIEEFLTALYQQERN
- a CDS encoding Rieske (2Fe-2S) protein, coding for MGNKVRIADVDQVPEGTAAEFVAEDRIIALFHVDDQYYAMDGVCPHAGGPLGEGALTGTVVTCPWHGWQFDVTTGQHCLNERLCHPTYPVTVEADGIYVELPDANS
- a CDS encoding tetratricopeptide repeat protein encodes the protein MATTDTSVNESRPRRIVRRAVGPKLRKVLYLLFFLVALLGANSIYLVSITTYDWLSGETLENWFYQYMFLAHLILGLVLLAPFILFGIVHIYNTKNRLNRRAVRVGYGLFIISCLVLISGLLLLRIGSFDLKNPTARSITYWCHVIAPIFALWLYWLHRLVGPKIRWKAGLSYMGVITAMVIGMLMFHSSDPRKWNVVGPESGEKYFFPSLARTSTGDFIPSKALMMDDYCKKCHPDTHKDWSKSVHRFSSFNNPTYLASVRETRKVAFERDGNLQASRFCAGCHDPVPFFSGAFDDPNFDDINHITAQAGITCTTCHAITHVNSVRGNSDYTIEEPIHYPFAYSDNPFLQWVNNQLVKAKPEFHKKTFLKDFHKSTEFCGTCHKVHLPEELNQYKFLRGQNHYDSFLLSGVSGHGARSFYYPPQAQENCNKCHMPAKESNDFGARHFYGAKELSVHNHLFPAANTGIAALRGDQETVAVHQDFLKDNLRVDFFGIREEGSIEGKLTAPLRPEVPTLKPGRKYLLETVLRTLKVGHHFTQGTADSNEIWLDVTVKSGDRIIGRSGSREADGTVDPWSHFVNAFVIDREGNRIDRRNAQDIFVALYNNQMPPGAGQTVHYELNLPDDLTEPVTVEAKLQYRKFDTHYMQYVASSLEEKGQKLSWKEPGVPYVNTLPITTIASDTITFPVEGVEAKVENKKVEIPEWQRWNDYGIGLFLKGKAELRQAAEAFSHVDQLGRYDGSLNLARVYFREGRLQDAVEALQKSSTFTDPPAPPWTLAWLSGKVNQQQGHLDEAEKNYRSVLEDQTEERTSRGFDFSKDYVVINDLGQNLFDQAKRFRTEANRDQRDQLLNQAVEQFQKTLVLDPENVTAHYNLSLIYDQLGKQELSEEHRNLHLKYKVDDTARGFAERKAREKYPAANHAAEQPVIYSLHRKTETKPNATALKD
- the cysS gene encoding cysteine--tRNA ligase is translated as MTLRIYNTLSRKKEDFQTIKPGKVGIYLCGPTVYKHSHIGHMVGPVIIDTIARYLKYNGYEVKFVNNITDIDDKLINRAAEKNISVEKLAAEMTQDYFDNLETMGIDTITDFPKATDYIDAMLEIIQTLIDQGNAYPLDGDVYFSAESDNNYGCLSGRKIEEMIAGTRVEANDKKKNPADFALWKKSRPGEPAWDSPWGPGRPGWHIECSAMSRKLLGDSFDIHGGGLDLMFPHHENERAQSECCTGKTYVRYWVHNGLMQASDAAGKVGGQHDRHGDVVVDQQAQEADKLSGSKGAASVKELFAVHPPEIVRLFLLSTHYRSPIAFSDENISETGKGMEGFYRFFETFERITGESFYDLATAQKRDASVTLEGEPGEYFQQLAELRQRFWEAMDDDFNTSGAIGVLFELRSTLNSLIHEQKLDGPGKDNEQMVAALKTGACLLKELSNLLGVFRKAPVKEQGADDGLVNQLMELIIDIRKDARTNKNWDIADKIRDGLAACQITVEDRPEGSLWRRG
- a CDS encoding HAD family hydrolase encodes the protein MKYQAVIFDCDGVLVDSETLGNRVLAEMITDIGFPLSPEDAVQQFKGGKLADCLAVVESQMGQKLPADFATQVRAQMAVVFQSELQPIRGVREALEAIPVQKCVASNGPEEKMALTLKITDLARFFDGRIYSAYTVGVWKPEPDLYLYAASQMGVRPEDCVVIEDSHLGVQAAVAAGIPVLGYADHSSPAELEALGAQAFRSMQELPELLGFSAPLSGN